CCATAAAGCTCCTGATAAAATCACTAGGAGAAGAGGCGCAAAAAGCAGGATTTTTTTCCAGCGCTTGAGTTTCTGAATTAACCCGCTGTCTTTAAAATTCTGCCACAATGCTTTTACATTAAACACATAAACCCCCACTTTCAGTCGGTTTTATCAAAGTATCTTATAAGGCCCGTCCTCTTAATAAAAAACACTAGCGGTATTCCCAGTAAGCCCACGGCGATGAATTCCCCCAGTCCGATATAGGCAGCAGTGATGGCGTAAGGCATTCCGTACAATAGGCTTAGATAGTAGGATACTCCCAGCGCATTAAGTACGATGGGCGGCAGAGCTCCCAGAAATGGGTTCGGCATTTTGCTCGTTATGTATGCCGCCAATAGCGTTATGAGGCTTCCGCCATATACATCCCATGGGCCCAGACCTCCAAGCAGGTTTGCCAGGAAGCATCCGACGAAAAGCCCGGGTACGGCTGAGCTTTCTATGAGTGGCAGAAGAGTTAGAGCCTCGGAGACTCGCACCTGCACTGGACCGTAACTTATAGGCTTTAAAAAGTAAGTTAATACAGTATAAAGACCCGCAATAATCGCCGCTCTAATGATATACCGGATAGATTTCATATTTTTCCCTCCCCAATTCTTGTACAAAGATGATATAATAAAATAATCAGGGGAACCAGTAGCGGTAAGTTAATATCCGATTTCCGACACCTAATACGAGATTTATATTAGAATTTCATTTTAAGTTTATCGCTAAGAACACTCTACGTCAACTCAAATCTACATCCCACACTGGAGCCGGCCTTTACAAATAGAAATTTTTATTATATAATCGCAATTGAAAATAAGACTAGTTTATCTTCTACGTTGAAGGGGAGTAGCCGAAAGATAAAGCCATCATCTCGGTAATCCATTGCGATTACCTGGCTTTATCCTCTGGATTATTATTTCTGGAGGGCGAGACCTTTGGCTTAATTCCTTTCGGAATTTCGGCCAAAGGTCATTTTTATCTCTCTTGGTACACGGGAGGTGAAGTGGACAAAAATCAGCAATAAATAGCGATAATTAAAAAAATAATAAATTAATGTATAATAATGGAGGGTCGCTGGTGGAGGAAAAAAAGTGGTACGCTCTACATGCAAAGAATGTTGCCGAAATTTTTAGTACTCACCTGTCAAAGGGACTTTCATCCGAAGTCGCCCAACAAAGGCTTAAGGACCACGGCTATAACGAGCTTGTGGGTAAAAGAGGGCCGACTTTGTTTGAAATGTTTTTGAGTCAATTCAAGGACTTCCTGGTATTAATACTTATCGTTGCTAGCCTGATATCCATGCTGGTAGGCGAAGTAGTAGATTCGGCTGTAATTATTATGATAGTAGTTTTAAATGCGATACTGGGTGTAGTGCAGGAATATAGAGCGAGTAAGGCTCTGGATGCTTTGAAGAAAATGGCAGCTCCTGAGGCGCGAGTTATTAGAGACGGCACGGTCCAGGTTATCCCTGCTCGTGAACTGGTTCCGGGGGATATAGTCTTGCTGGAAGCCGGAAACTACGTGCCGGCGGATCTGCGACTGGTGGAAAGTGTGAATTTGAAAATCGACGAATCAGCACTTACCGGAGAATCGGTCCCTGTCGAAAAAAACGCCGATATAGTATTCAACGAAGAGAGGCCCCTCGGAGACAGGACAAATTCTGCTTTTATGGGCACTGTGGTTACTTACGGCAGGGGCAAAGGCATAGTAGTATCGACGGGCATGAAGACTGAAATAGGTATGATCGCCAAAATGCTCGAGTCTTACCAGGATGAAGTTACGCCTCTCCAGAAAAAATTGGAGGAAACGGGAAAAACGCTTGGAATCGCCTGCCTCGTCATATGCGGCATTGTCTTTTTAGTGGGGCTATTGAGAGACATCCCATTTTTAGAGATGTTCATGATTTCTGTCAGCCTTGCGGTAGCGGCTATACCCGAAGGTCTCCCCGCAATATTGACAATAGTCTTGGCACTCGGCCTGCAGCGCATGGTAAAGCGGAATGCGATTATAAAAAAATTGCACGCTGTAGAAACTCTAGGAAGTACTACTGTTATATGCTCCGATAAAACCGGTACCCTAACTCAGAACCAGATGACTGCAACAAAAATTTTTACAAATGGCCGATTTATTTCAATCACCGGAGAAGGCTACAGGCCTGAAGGAGAATTTTACCTTGACGGCTCCAGAATCATCGACCCCAAATCCGATACGAGTCTTGAACTGCTCCTGAAAATTGGAGCTCTCTGCAACGATTCAAAGCTGGAAGAAAGCGGTACAGAAAAAGAAGATCAAAAAACATGGAGAATTCTCGGTGACCCCACCGAAGGAGCACTTGTGGTTGCTGCTGCTAAAGCCGGAATATTCGTCGAAGACCTAGAGAAGACGCAGCCCCGCGTTAACGAAATTCCCTTTGATTCGGATAGAAAGCTGATGACCACAATTCATCCTTTTGACGGAAAATATATAGCATATGCAAAAGGGGCACCGGATGTCCTTTTAGGTCTTTCAAATTATATTTACAAAGACGGTCAGGAGGTACCTTTAACACAGGAAGACAGAAAAGCAATAATTGAGGCCAATAAAGCAATGGCGTCTCAGGCTCTCAGGGTACTTGCCCTGGCTTACAGGCCCCTTGACACCCTCCCGGATGAACCGAAATCAGAAGACATTGAAAAAGATTTCGTATTTGTCGGTTTGATAGGCATGATTGACCCTCCGCGGCCTGAAGCCATAGAGGCGATAAAGGTATGTAAACAGGCAGGTATAAGGCCTGTAATGATTACCGGCGATCACAGAGACACGGCGGTAGCTATAGCGAAGGATCTAGGCATGATTGAAAACGAAGCAGGTGTACTAACAGGCTCTGAACTGGACTCCATGAGCGACGACGATCTGTTCCATAAATCTAAGGAAGTATCGGTTTACGCTAGAGTATCACCAACTCATAAACTAAGGATAGTAGAGGCTATAAAAAATAATGGCCATATCGTCGCAATGACCGGGGACGGAGTCAATGACGCGCCAGCACTAAAGAAGGCCGATATAGGCGTGGCAATGGGCATTACCGGCACCGACGTCGCCAAGGAAACCGCCGACATGATCCTGGTCGACGACAATTTTGCTAGCATAGTTTCGGCAGTGGAAGAAGGCAGGGTTATTTACTCCAACATACGCAAATTCATATTCTTCCTGCTCTCTTGTAACATCTCGGAGATCCTCATTATATTCGCCTCCATGCTAGCTGGATTGCCCATACCGCTGAAGCCTATTCAGCTTTTGTGGATAAACGTGCTTACAGACGCATTCCCGGCTCTAGCTCTTGGTATTGAAAAGAAAGAGCCGGATATCATGCAACGGCCGCCTAGAAGGCCGGAAGAACCCATAATAGATGCCCGCATGCGGTGGCAAATTGCGATAAATAGCATTTTCATGGCCCTTTCTACATTGGGAGTATTCGTTCTTGCTTTGAAAAATAGTGCCAGTATCGAAAAGGCAAGGACTCTTGCTTTTGCTACGCTGATTTTCTGCGAAGTCTTGTGGGCTTACTCTACCCGCTCCGAAACCCATTCAGTATTCAAAATCGGATTTTTCTCCAACCGCTTTATGGTAATAGCATCATTTATCTCGCTGAGTTTGCTGCTGGCTGTAATCTATGTGCCGTTCTTGAGGGCCATCTTCGATACAACCTACTTATCTTTCTACGAAATGGATCTCGTGGTATTATTTGGTTGGATACCCTTTGTAGCTGCGGAGATAAGCAAAATATTCCTGAGAAAGAGATAGTAAAAAAAGAAGAGCTTGTCTTTCAAGACAAGCTCTTCTTTACTCTTTGCCTTCCTGGCATTTCTTGCAGTATCCCAGAAATTTAACAACATGGTCAATAATTTTAAATTCGTTTTTGGCTTCAATCTGATCTTCCAGGTCGTCCAGAAGATCGTCGTCAAACTCATAAACCTGCCCGCATTTCAGGCAAACCAGATGGTGATGCTGATGTTTTTCTTCCTCACTTAGTTCATACCTGTAGCAGCCATCGCCGAAGTTTAACTTCTTTATAATATCGCATTCGTCAAAAAGCTGTAAAGTCCTATAAATAGTAGCCAGCCCCACATCTGGAAACTTCTTTTTCACTAGGGCGTAAATTTCTTCGGTGCTCATATGCTTCGAAGGATTCTCTAAAAGCACATCCAGGGTTGCTCTCCTCTGGGGCGTGAGCTTCAACTCCCTGTCTTTTAACTTTTCTTCCAGCAATTTCAGCCTCCTTACTTTATCTTCATCTTTTGTCTTTTCCAAAATTTTCCCCTCCCGCACAACGGATGCGCCAAGTTAATTATACACCCGCATTAATGCCAGTGCAAGCTTTAGCCCACGCTCCTCCGAGTAGTGGAGTCTCTATGCAAGAACACTTCGGCTACCATCCAGTATCGCCATTATAGGGCGAAAGTCAAGCTTTACGATCTACTTTTTCCACCGGCAAAATATCCTATCCAGAGCGTCTACAAATGAAAATAAAATCAATCCTATCCCGCCGAGAACCAGAATTCCCGAATACATGTCGATGTAATTTACCCTCATCCAAGCATCCATAATAAAATATCCTATGCCTTGTACTGTTCCAAAGTTCTCTGTAAAAAACAAAACCGAAATAGCCGTGCCTGTACCCAGCCTCAGGGCGGTCAGCAATTCCGGCGCAGCTGCGGGCAGTATAATCTCCTTGAAAACAACTATATCGCCGGCACCCAATGATGTAAGGGAATAAAACATTTCTTTTGGTATGTTTTTTACCGTGTCACGCATTGTGATAATGATTTGAAACACCGTTATAATAACTATCATCGTGATCTTGGACAATTCACCCAGGCCGAATAAAATCATTACAATAGGCAATAAAGCGATTTTCGGTATGGGATATATAAAATATATTACCGGCGACAAAACTCTGTCTACAGAATGATAAAATCCCATTAAAAGCCCTAAAATAGAACCTATTAGTACCGAAAAGATAAGGCCTGCGATAATCCTGTATATGCTTAGGGCAGCGTGAGGAGCGATTTTTGAAAAAAATACTTCCCTCAAGTTGTAAAAGACGGCAGCCGGCGGCGGAAGCAAGGGACTTTTCACCACAGCGGACGCAATATGCCATAATATAACAATTAGAAAGAAAATAAAGATATATTGGCTGGTGTTTTTTACCTTCACTTTTGTCTACCCTTTATCAAGTCTTTTAATTTAGATTTAATGCTGCTGTAAAGACCCAGGTCCTTAATTTCACGGGCACCAAAGAAGGGGTTATCGAACGTTTTAACGATTCGACCGGGAGGTCCCGTCATGACGGCTATTTTCTTCCCCAGATACATAGCTTCTTCGGTGCTGTGGGTCACAAACACCGTTGAGATAGAATCGCTTTCCCATACATCTAAAAAAAGGTCCTGCATTTCTTCTCTAGTTATTGCGTCGAGGGCGGAGAAAGGTTCATCCATCAGCAAAATATCTGGCTTTAAAATAAACGCTCTTGCTATTGCTACTCTTTGTCTCTGGCCTCCACTTAACTCCCCGGGGTACCTAGTAAAAAGGCCGGAAAGGCCCATTCGGGACAATATGTATTCGGCATAATCTCTATCTGTTTTGGTTATTTTTTTCTTTACTCTTAACCCCAGCAGCGAATTTTCAATTACGTTTTTCCAGGGCAAAAGCCCGTAATCCTGAAGGACGAGGCCTATTCGATGCTTCCTGGCATCGATAGGAGTTTTATCTATAAGAACTTCTCCTTTAAATTCCTTTATAATCCCGGCCAGCGTGTAAAGCAGTGTGGATTTTCCACATCCCGACGGGCCAATTACGGCAACGATTCCGCCTTTTTCCACATCCAGGTTTACCCCGGCCAGAGCCCTAAATTTTCCTCGTGAAGACTTGTAAAAGACTTCGAGGTTTCGAACCGTAATCATATATAACGCCCGCTTTACTTTACTCTATGAATCTACCGTCCACCAGTTCGTCAAAAGAATACGCCTTCTTTATCAGGCCTTTTTTTACCAGCCAGTCCATCACCCCGTCAAAATCCTCTTTAGACGGAAGTTCCGCCTTCGTGTATTCCGGCAGGACTATGGTGTCTTTAACTTCTTCAGGGAACCCGGCCTTTTCAATCACAACATCAATATAAGCTGACTTTTCATTTTGTTTAAGATATTCGACAGCCTTGTTATACGCCTTATAAAAGGCCTTTATTTCATCCTCTTTTCTTTCTAATGCCTCCGGAGTAAACAGCAATACCCCCGGATTAATCCCCAATTTATCGGTGCTCTCAATAACCTTTGCGCCATTTTTTATAGCAAGCGTTGCCAGAGGGTCCGGAAGTGTTGCGGCGTCTATCTTCCCGTTTTGGAGCATCTCAAGCCTTGCTGGAATTTGGGGCACTACTACCTTGTTTACGTCGCTTGGATCTATGCCGTATTTTTCTAATATTTTATCGGTAGCATATTCAATGATGGTATTTTTTGATAATGCTATGTCCCTGCCTTTTATCTTGGCAACCTCATTGATATTTTTTTCTTTTCCTGTAAGCAGTTTGTAAGTCCCGTTGGTGAGGGAGGTAATCTTAACATTGAAACCCCCATCGTTGGCAAAAGCAGCCGCTAGAATGTCCGATACCGCTCCATCTATTTTGCCGCTTTGAAGGGCACTGTCCCTTTCCATGGCGCTTTTAAAATGTTCAAGGCGCACTTCAACCCCTTGTTCTTGGAAATATCCCTGCGCCTCAGCAATGATCAAAGGTATAGAATCCACATCGGGAAGCACACCGATTACCAAGGGGCTGCCTTCTTTACTTTCAGTCTCCTCTTTGCTTTCCTGCACTGAATTGTCAGAACACGCGCTCAGTAAAAATATCAGGGAAAGCAACGCAAAAATCACCGCTATCTTTTTAATTTTTTTGCTCATGATCTTCAACTCCTTTCCACCTGTCATATAGTTGATTTGGGATGTTCAAGGTGTCTAAAACCCTTCCCACTATGAAATTGACCATGTCGTCAATAGTTTTTGGACTTTGATAAAAGGCAGGCATAGCCGGTAGTATATGAGCTCCCATTTTACTAAGTGTCAGCATGTTTTCGAGGTGTATTGAATTCAGCGGAGTCTCCCGGGGGACTATGACAATTTTTCTTTTTTCCTTCAAAAATACATCAGCGGTTCTCTGCAGTAAATTGTGTGACAATCCGTGAGCTATAAATGCTAGGGTCGACATAGAACACGGAATTATTACCATTCCATCCGCCTTAAAGGAACCACTAGCTATTGGAGCGAAAATATTATTTATGTCATAATATTTGAGAGCACCTCCATATTTTTCGAGTTTGCCAAAATCTGAAATTAAAGTCTCCGTATCCACCCCCAATTCATGTTTTAAAACTTTGCTCCCGTTTTCAGTAATCAAAAGGTAAACTTCGTGTTTCCCCTTTAAAAGCTCTTCTATTAATCTTACTCCGTATACGCAGCCGCTTGCGCCCGTTATGCCGACTACGAACCTTGCCATCCAATCACCTCAAAATAAAAATGTCCATAGTAGAAAATATAAAAAAGACCACGCTTACTATCTGATTGATGTCATAAGAAGCTATGGTTACGTGCTTTAAGTTCGTGGGGGAAACCAGTTTGTGCTCCGCGTATAGAAAACACGAGATAATAACAAGGCCCAGCAAATAGAGGTAACCCATATTCATCAAAAAGTACAGGTAAAATAACAGCCCCATAGAAATCCCATGAAAAGCAGCAGATATCTTAAGTGCGTTTTTTATGCCGAATTTTACCGGTATCGAATAAAGGCCGTGGCTTGTGTCAAAATCCACATCCTGCGAACCGTAGATTATGTCGAACCCCGCAACCCATAACATTACCGCGGCGCCGAGAACAACGGCGGGCCATTGTATTTGGCCGGTGACCGCAATCCATGCTCCCACCGGAGCTCCCCCGCAGGCAAGACCCAATATCACATGACACAACCACGTAAACCGCTTGGTGTACGAATATATTACGAATAAAAAAATTGCCACAGGCAGCAATTTGACGCAAAGGGGATTTAGTTCAAATGCGGCTAACACCAGGGCTGCAAAGCAAAACACAACAATTACGAAAGCCTCATATTCTTTAACTATGCCCATAGGTATATGCCTTCCGGCAGTCCTTGGGTTTTTGGCATCAATATCCCTGTCCACCAGCCGGTTCAACGCATTAGCACCGTTTCTTGCCCCGAAAAGGGCCACCATGGCCCAGAAAAACACCTTTGCTGGCGGAAATCCTCCAGCGGCCCAGAACATGGCGATGAGCGAAAAAGGCAGTGAAAATAACGTATGAGAAAACATGACCAAATCCCCGTAAGTCTTCAACCGCCTCATCATAGCGCCAAACAGCAAAGCTGCATGGCCTTTAGAATCCATATTCTTTCCACCTTCTGTCGACCAATTCCTTTATTTTCGGGTCCATTACAATATCGTCAGGCCATTCCCTTTCGTACCCTTCTTCCTTCCACTTTTTCGTCGCATCGATTCCCATCTTGCTGCCGTAATGCTTCAAAGGAGAAGCGTGATCCAGAGCATCCAGCGGCCCGTCGACTATGACTACATCCCTTCTGGCATCTATATTGTTGAATACCTTCCATGCCACTGTCGAAAGGTCTTTCGGGTCTACATGCTCGTCCACTACAATTATAAGTTTTGTATACATCATCTGCCCCATTCCCCACAGGGCGTGCATCACCTTTTTTGCGTGGCCGGGA
The DNA window shown above is from Thermosediminibacter oceani DSM 16646 and carries:
- a CDS encoding calcium-transporting P-type ATPase, PMR1-type, translating into MYNNGGSLVEEKKWYALHAKNVAEIFSTHLSKGLSSEVAQQRLKDHGYNELVGKRGPTLFEMFLSQFKDFLVLILIVASLISMLVGEVVDSAVIIMIVVLNAILGVVQEYRASKALDALKKMAAPEARVIRDGTVQVIPARELVPGDIVLLEAGNYVPADLRLVESVNLKIDESALTGESVPVEKNADIVFNEERPLGDRTNSAFMGTVVTYGRGKGIVVSTGMKTEIGMIAKMLESYQDEVTPLQKKLEETGKTLGIACLVICGIVFLVGLLRDIPFLEMFMISVSLAVAAIPEGLPAILTIVLALGLQRMVKRNAIIKKLHAVETLGSTTVICSDKTGTLTQNQMTATKIFTNGRFISITGEGYRPEGEFYLDGSRIIDPKSDTSLELLLKIGALCNDSKLEESGTEKEDQKTWRILGDPTEGALVVAAAKAGIFVEDLEKTQPRVNEIPFDSDRKLMTTIHPFDGKYIAYAKGAPDVLLGLSNYIYKDGQEVPLTQEDRKAIIEANKAMASQALRVLALAYRPLDTLPDEPKSEDIEKDFVFVGLIGMIDPPRPEAIEAIKVCKQAGIRPVMITGDHRDTAVAIAKDLGMIENEAGVLTGSELDSMSDDDLFHKSKEVSVYARVSPTHKLRIVEAIKNNGHIVAMTGDGVNDAPALKKADIGVAMGITGTDVAKETADMILVDDNFASIVSAVEEGRVIYSNIRKFIFFLLSCNISEILIIFASMLAGLPIPLKPIQLLWINVLTDAFPALALGIEKKEPDIMQRPPRRPEEPIIDARMRWQIAINSIFMALSTLGVFVLALKNSASIEKARTLAFATLIFCEVLWAYSTRSETHSVFKIGFFSNRFMVIASFISLSLLLAVIYVPFLRAIFDTTYLSFYEMDLVVLFGWIPFVAAEISKIFLRKR
- a CDS encoding UbiA-like polyprenyltransferase, encoding MDSKGHAALLFGAMMRRLKTYGDLVMFSHTLFSLPFSLIAMFWAAGGFPPAKVFFWAMVALFGARNGANALNRLVDRDIDAKNPRTAGRHIPMGIVKEYEAFVIVVFCFAALVLAAFELNPLCVKLLPVAIFLFVIYSYTKRFTWLCHVILGLACGGAPVGAWIAVTGQIQWPAVVLGAAVMLWVAGFDIIYGSQDVDFDTSHGLYSIPVKFGIKNALKISAAFHGISMGLLFYLYFLMNMGYLYLLGLVIISCFLYAEHKLVSPTNLKHVTIASYDINQIVSVVFFIFSTMDIFILR
- a CDS encoding ABC transporter ATP-binding protein, yielding MITVRNLEVFYKSSRGKFRALAGVNLDVEKGGIVAVIGPSGCGKSTLLYTLAGIIKEFKGEVLIDKTPIDARKHRIGLVLQDYGLLPWKNVIENSLLGLRVKKKITKTDRDYAEYILSRMGLSGLFTRYPGELSGGQRQRVAIARAFILKPDILLMDEPFSALDAITREEMQDLFLDVWESDSISTVFVTHSTEEAMYLGKKIAVMTGPPGRIVKTFDNPFFGAREIKDLGLYSSIKSKLKDLIKGRQK
- a CDS encoding UbiX family flavin prenyltransferase, producing the protein MARFVVGITGASGCVYGVRLIEELLKGKHEVYLLITENGSKVLKHELGVDTETLISDFGKLEKYGGALKYYDINNIFAPIASGSFKADGMVIIPCSMSTLAFIAHGLSHNLLQRTADVFLKEKRKIVIVPRETPLNSIHLENMLTLSKMGAHILPAMPAFYQSPKTIDDMVNFIVGRVLDTLNIPNQLYDRWKGVEDHEQKN
- a CDS encoding ABC transporter permease is translated as MKVKNTSQYIFIFFLIVILWHIASAVVKSPLLPPPAAVFYNLREVFFSKIAPHAALSIYRIIAGLIFSVLIGSILGLLMGFYHSVDRVLSPVIYFIYPIPKIALLPIVMILFGLGELSKITMIVIITVFQIIITMRDTVKNIPKEMFYSLTSLGAGDIVVFKEIILPAAAPELLTALRLGTGTAISVLFFTENFGTVQGIGYFIMDAWMRVNYIDMYSGILVLGGIGLILFSFVDALDRIFCRWKK
- a CDS encoding QueT transporter family protein, with protein sequence MKSIRYIIRAAIIAGLYTVLTYFLKPISYGPVQVRVSEALTLLPLIESSAVPGLFVGCFLANLLGGLGPWDVYGGSLITLLAAYITSKMPNPFLGALPPIVLNALGVSYYLSLLYGMPYAITAAYIGLGEFIAVGLLGIPLVFFIKRTGLIRYFDKTD
- a CDS encoding Fur family transcriptional regulator, encoding MEKTKDEDKVRRLKLLEEKLKDRELKLTPQRRATLDVLLENPSKHMSTEEIYALVKKKFPDVGLATIYRTLQLFDECDIIKKLNFGDGCYRYELSEEEKHQHHHLVCLKCGQVYEFDDDLLDDLEDQIEAKNEFKIIDHVVKFLGYCKKCQEGKE
- a CDS encoding ABC transporter substrate-binding protein, which gives rise to MSKKIKKIAVIFALLSLIFLLSACSDNSVQESKEETESKEGSPLVIGVLPDVDSIPLIIAEAQGYFQEQGVEVRLEHFKSAMERDSALQSGKIDGAVSDILAAAFANDGGFNVKITSLTNGTYKLLTGKEKNINEVAKIKGRDIALSKNTIIEYATDKILEKYGIDPSDVNKVVVPQIPARLEMLQNGKIDAATLPDPLATLAIKNGAKVIESTDKLGINPGVLLFTPEALERKEDEIKAFYKAYNKAVEYLKQNEKSAYIDVVIEKAGFPEEVKDTIVLPEYTKAELPSKEDFDGVMDWLVKKGLIKKAYSFDELVDGRFIE